Proteins encoded together in one Rossellomorea sp. y25 window:
- the mciZ gene encoding Z-ring formation inhibitor MciZ, with protein MKVIAEKDRIILVGKAWEIREKLKQYNQIYSTVKEWIEANR; from the coding sequence TTGAAGGTGATTGCTGAAAAAGACCGGATCATCCTGGTAGGTAAAGCATGGGAAATCAGGGAGAAGCTGAAGCAATATAATCAAATCTACTCCACGGTGAAGGAATGGATCGAAGCCAATCGTTGA
- a CDS encoding aldo/keto reductase, which produces MEKRQIGNSDLFVSKMGLGCMSLGTEETAAKEIVQHALENGINYLDTADLYDFGQNEEIVGKAIHGVRDDIILATKVGNRWDDVEDGWRWDPSKSYIKSAVKDSLSRLKVDYIDLYQLHGGTIEDHFDETIEAFEELKSDGLIRHYGISSIRPNVIKRFLKSSSIESVMMQYSLLDRRPEEWMDLLNENKVNIVVRGPLAKGLLSEKMLSKASSKMKESGYLDYSYQELQETIESIHSKMGDQRKMNELALQYILSHQSVAAVVPGASSVQQLQENIDAVNASPLSTEALEMLKHLTKLSRYEQHRD; this is translated from the coding sequence ATGGAAAAAAGACAAATAGGAAACTCCGATTTATTTGTATCAAAGATGGGACTCGGTTGTATGTCACTTGGAACCGAAGAGACAGCTGCCAAGGAAATTGTACAACACGCTTTAGAGAATGGGATCAATTATCTTGATACCGCTGATTTATATGACTTTGGTCAAAATGAAGAAATTGTGGGTAAAGCCATCCACGGGGTCCGAGACGACATTATTCTTGCCACAAAGGTAGGAAATCGCTGGGATGACGTGGAAGATGGCTGGCGCTGGGATCCTTCCAAATCCTATATCAAGTCTGCCGTCAAGGATAGCTTATCCCGCCTGAAAGTGGACTATATCGATCTTTATCAGCTTCATGGCGGGACCATTGAAGATCATTTTGATGAAACGATCGAAGCATTTGAAGAATTAAAGAGTGATGGTTTGATCCGCCATTATGGAATCTCCTCCATCCGCCCGAATGTCATTAAGCGATTCCTGAAGAGTTCTTCCATAGAGAGCGTGATGATGCAGTACAGCTTACTGGATCGCCGGCCGGAAGAATGGATGGACCTATTGAATGAGAATAAGGTGAATATCGTGGTTCGGGGGCCTTTGGCAAAAGGACTTCTTTCTGAGAAAATGCTTTCCAAAGCTTCTTCGAAAATGAAAGAGAGTGGGTATCTGGACTATTCTTATCAAGAGCTTCAAGAAACGATCGAATCCATTCATAGCAAAATGGGAGACCAGCGCAAAATGAATGAGCTTGCCCTCCAATATATTCTTTCCCACCAATCGGTTGCAGCCGTGGTTCCGGGAGCCAGTTCTGTTCAGCAGCTTCAGGAGAATATTGATGCTGTCAATGCGAGCCCTCTATCTACTGAGGCGCTGGAAATGCTTAAACACTTAACTAAATTATCACGGTATGAGCAACATAGGGATTGA